In a single window of the Halobaculum lipolyticum genome:
- a CDS encoding maltose acetyltransferase domain-containing protein, whose amino-acid sequence MASERERMTAGEPYDPDDPELVADRQRARRLTSEYGDTAPDETDRRRDLLAELFGEVGAGAAVEPPFRCDYGYNIRVGDAFYANVDCVVLDVAPVTFGDHCKLGPGVHVYTATHPLDAEARRGSESGEAVAVGDDVWIGGRAVLNPGVTVGDRAVVGSGAVVTSDVPADTVVGGNPARTIRKLE is encoded by the coding sequence GTGGCGAGCGAACGCGAACGCATGACCGCCGGCGAGCCGTACGACCCCGACGACCCGGAACTGGTCGCCGACCGCCAGCGTGCCCGCCGACTCACGAGCGAGTACGGCGACACCGCCCCCGACGAGACGGACCGCCGCCGCGACCTCCTCGCGGAGCTGTTCGGCGAGGTCGGCGCCGGCGCCGCCGTCGAGCCGCCGTTCCGGTGTGACTACGGGTACAACATCCGCGTCGGCGACGCGTTCTACGCCAACGTCGACTGCGTCGTGCTCGACGTGGCGCCCGTGACGTTCGGGGACCACTGCAAACTCGGGCCGGGCGTCCACGTCTACACCGCGACCCACCCGCTGGACGCGGAGGCGCGCCGGGGGAGCGAGTCCGGCGAGGCGGTCGCCGTCGGCGACGACGTCTGGATCGGCGGGCGGGCCGTCCTGAATCCCGGCGTCACGGTCGGCGACCGCGCGGTCGTCGGGTCGGGCGCGGTCGTGACCAGCGACGTGCCGGCGGACACGGTCGTCGGCGGCAACCCGGCGCGAACGATCCGGAAACTGGAGTGA
- a CDS encoding NifU family protein — MSDLAERVETWMVGQMPIIQMHGGTSVVREADPEEGVVVVELGGTCSGCGISDITAQNIKRDLIMDFDEVDEVHVKVPDTGDMGSSTVEGGRGGDLQFSSESADHF; from the coding sequence ATGAGCGACCTCGCGGAGCGCGTCGAGACGTGGATGGTCGGGCAGATGCCGATCATCCAGATGCACGGCGGGACGAGCGTCGTGCGCGAGGCCGACCCCGAGGAGGGGGTCGTCGTCGTGGAACTCGGGGGGACGTGCTCCGGCTGCGGCATCTCGGACATCACCGCACAGAACATCAAGCGCGACCTGATCATGGACTTCGACGAGGTCGACGAGGTCCACGTGAAGGTGCCCGACACCGGCGACATGGGCTCCAGCACCGTCGAGGGCGGCCGCGGCGGCGACCTCCAGTTCTCCTCGGAGTCGGCCGACCACTTCTGA